Sequence from the Gammaproteobacteria bacterium genome:
CGTGAATCACGCTCGGCGTGATGCCGACCTACCCTCGCCCGCTTGCGGGAGAGGGGGGACCGCTCGCGACTGCGAGCGGTGGGTGAGGGCAACGGCCATGCCGCAGCAGATTCATTCTGCCGGGTGCCGCTTGTGGCATGGCCGTTAGGCCTCGCTGCAGCCACAAGCACTATTTTCTCGCGCGAAGACGCAATGCCGCCAAGAAAAGCACCAGCCGGGGACCTACGTAGGCAACTTCGGTATGCACCTGTATCTTGGCGTCATGCGCCCTGCCCGCTGGAACTTCGTACTACGGCGGCGGTTCGCAATAACGGACACTCGCAGAGGTCATCGCAGTCGCGTCATTGACAGATGACGCATCGATCAGAAATAACAATCATATCCATGCGAAATTGGCAAAGATCGTGCGGCGATCCGCAGTGGTGCACTCGTTCTTCGGGCGGCCGGGTGTCGCCAATCGTTATGGACTACAAATGAGCCGTTTCCACGGCAATGACAGGGGGAACCATGCGGCACGGACTGCTGCCGGCGCTTTTCCTGATGCTCCTCGCAAGCCTTGCGCCCAGCGACAGCATCGCAGGCGCACCGGAGCCACCGCATTTCGACAGGGATTCAGCGGAACAGATCGATCAAGGCAAGCGCATTCTCGCCGTACTGGGTTGAAGCGGTTGCCATACTGCCAAGCTCACCGGGCTGGACGGGAGCCAACCCGGCTTTCGCAGGAAATCGGACCGATTATCCGCAAGATGATGGAATCGGGTGAATACCTGAGGTCGGCGCAGCAAGTCGCCAAGTACGGGGACGCGATGCCTCCCGATGCGGGGTCCGAGCATGCTCGTGGCCGTTATTTGGTGCGCTCGACCTGCGTCGAGTGTCACGGCATGGGGCTGGGTGGCATGAAGGCGACACCCGGAGCCCCGCCGATCCCCGACCTGAGCCTCATCATCTCCGCCTATTCAGCGGACGAATTTCGTCACTTGATGAAAACCGGCAAGGGCCTTGGTGATCGTGACCTGGGACTGATGAGTGAAAAGGCCCGTGAAGCGTATGCGCATTTCACCGCCGGCGAAGTCGATGCGGTCTATGCCTATCTACGCGCCGTTGCCGAGAACAGGCCGTCTCAAAAAAACGGGGGAGTAAACGCCTCGCTTCAACCCACTGCGTGAAGTGGCGAAGCGACGGGATGCAAGTCTGCTGAAAGTACTTGTCGGGCGCTATCGCTGTAGCGATGCGCCGCATTTCGAGCAAAACTTTGGAGGAGAAAACAGGCTTTGATTGTGCAATGTACGACCACAAGCATCACAGAAGCGGATGGCGCGAATGTTGATAAGGGTAATGAGAAAAACCCCCGGTACCGCGATGAGCAAGAACTGCTTTGGCGTGCCCAAGTAAACGGCAAAACCGAGAAACAGAAGGCCTTGGGCTGTCAAACATGGCGTAAGGACTCTTCTTTTAAGTGCGGCGTTGCGATTGAAGTAGAAAAAGGCCGCAAACCCAACTCCAAAAAGAACCCATAGCGTAAAGATGATGGGAAAAATTTGTTCCGCTTTAGCAGGGTCCAAATGCCATCTCCCGTAACGCCCACCAACCGCAACAAGCCAATGCAACTGTGACGGTTCACGGCCAATGCAATCTCAAGCAAACCATCGACGCACCAGTGCGCTATGCCGTGCCGGGCGTCTTCGCGCCTTTGCGCGAGCACAAGCTCCGCTAAACCCTAGCCCGCAGTCTGGTTCAGACGAGCGATACGCTCTTCCAGCGGCGGGTGTGTGGAGAACATCTTGGCCATCTTGCCGCCGCGGATGCCGAAAGCCTGAATCTGCTGTGGCAACTGGTTCGGCGCCTCATGGAAGCTCTGCAGACGCTGCAAGGCCGAGACCATCTTGCGTCGGCCGGCCAGATGTGCGCCGCCGGCATCGGCGCGGAATTCACGCTGACGGCTGAACCAGCAGACGATCGTGCTGGCGAGAATGCCGAACACGATTTCCAGCACGATCACGCACAGGTAGTAACCCATGCCGATGCCCTGGCTGTCCGAGCCGCGGCGGAATACGAACTGGTCCACGAAGTAGCCGACAACGCGTGCCAGAAACATGACGAAGGTATTGACCACGCCCTGGATCAGGGTCAGCGTCACCATGTCGCCATTGGCGACGTGTGAAATCTCGTGGCCGAGCACGGCCTCGACCTCTTCCTGACTCATGGCCTTCATCAGCCCGGAACTAACGGCGACCAGTGCCTTGTTCTTGCTGGCGCCGGTGGCAAAGGCGTTCGGCACCGGGGAATCGAACACGGCGACTTCCGGCATGCCGATGCCGGCCTGCCGCGCCTGGCGCTGCACGGTCGAGAGCAACCAGGCTTCCGCGGAATTGCGTGGCTGCGTGATGAGCTTGGCGCCGGTCGACCATTTCGCGATCGGCTTGGAAATCGCCAGCGAAATGAAGGCACCGCCGAAGCCGAACACCGCGCAGAAAATCAGCAGGGCTTCGTAGTTGAGACCGTTGGCGGTGAACCAGCGGTTCACGCCCAATACCGAGGTGACAATGCTCAGGACCAGCACCACCGCAATGTTGGTGCCGAGGAAAAGCAGAATGCGCTTCATGGGTTCAGATATCGCCTGGTGATGACAGAGGAATTCTGGGGGCTTGGACCGCGAATTCAAGCCCGGGTTCGCTCGCCGACTCAGACCTCCGTGGCCGGATACACCGCGTCCACGCGCTGGAAACCGCGTGGCAGATGGCTGCCCCGGCTCGCACGCGCGCCCTGATACGCCGCCACGTCGCTCGGTTTCAGGGTGAGCGTGCGCTTGCCGCATTCCAGCGTCAGGCTCGCGCCTTCACCGAGCACGCAGCTGGCGATGATGCGGTCCTCACCACGCAGCGTGATCAGCTTGTTGCCCTTGCCCTTGCCGAGTTCCGGCAGATCAGCCACGGCGAACACCAGCAGACGCCCCTCGGCGGTGATCACCGCCATGCGATCGCTCGCGACCGAGGTGCACAAGGCGGGCGGCAGCACGCTGGATTTGGCATCCACACTGATCACGGCCTTGCCGGCACGCTGGCGCGTCTGCATCTCGCCGAGCACCGCGACGAAACCGTAGCCGGCGTCGCTGCCGAGTACGTAGCGCTGTTCGGCGTCGCCGAACAGCAAGGCGACGATGCGCGAACCGTCCGAGAGATCCAGTTTGCCGGACACCGGCTCGCCATTGCCGCGCGCCGACGGCAAGCCGTGCGCTGGAATCTGATAGGTGCGTCCCTGATTGTCGAGCAGGATCAGCAGTTGATTGGTCCGGCCCTCGGCCGAACACAGGAATTCGTCACCGGCGCGGTAGGCCATGCCCGCGGCATCCACACCGTGCCCCTTGGCGGCCTTGATCCAGCCGGCCTTGGACAGGATCACCGTGATCGGTTCGCTCGGCATGATTTCTGTGACCGTCATCGCCTGCGCGGCGGGACGATCGACGATCGGGCAACGCCGCTCGTCACCGTACTTGTTGGCGTCGGCCTTGAGTTCGTCGGCGACCAGCTTGCGTAGCTTGTCGTCAGAGCCCAGCAGCTCCTGCAGGCGATCGCGCTCTTCGGCGAGTTCGGCCTGCTCGCCCTTGATCTTCATTTCCTCGAGACGCTGCAGATGGCGCAGCTTCAGATCGAGGATGGATTCAGCCTGGGCATCGGACAGGCTGAAACGCGCCATCAGCGCCTGTTTGGGCTCATCCTCGAAACGGATGATGCGGATCACCTCGTCGATGTTAAGGAAGGCGATCAACAGGCCATCGAGGATGTGCAGCCGGTCCTCGACCTTGCCGAGGCGGTGCTGCAGGCGCCGCGTCACCGTGGCGACACGGAATTGCAGCCATTCCACCAGGATGTCGCGCAGGTTCTTGACGCGCGGACGGCCGTCGAGCCCGACCATGTTGAGATTGACGCGGAAGCTGCGCTCGAGTTCGGTGGTGGCGAACAGGTGCGCCATCAGCTGATCGGCGTCCACGCGGTTCGAGCGCGGCACGATCACCAGACGGATCGGATTCTCGTGGTCGGACTCGTCACGCAGGTCCTCGACCAGCGGCAGTTTCTTAGCGCGCATCTGGTCGGCGATCTGCTCCAGAATCTTGGCCGGTGATACCTGATGCGGCAGGTGCGTGATGACGATGTTGTTGTCCTCGCGCTCCCAGCGCGCGCGGCCGCGAATCTGGCCGTTGCCGGTTTCGTAAACGCGGCGGATGTCCTCGGGCGGAGACACGATCTCGCAGCCGGACGGGAAGTCCGGCGCCTTGACGAATTCGCACAGCGTCTCGATGCGCGCGTTCGGATACTTCAGCAGATGTGCGCAGGCGCCGTGCAGCTCGTGGATATTGTGCGGCGGAATGTCGGTAGCCATGCCCACGGCGATGCCGGTGGTGCCGTTCACCAGAATGTTCGGCAGGCGCGCCGGCAGCAGCTTCGGCTCCTTCAGGGTGCCATCGAAATTCGGCGCGAAATCGACCGTGCCCAGATCAAGCTCGGACAACAGCGCCTGCGCGTACGGCGCCAGCTTGGCCTCGGTGTAGCGCATCGCCGCGAACGACTTGGGATCGTCCGGCGAGCCCCAGTTGCCCTGCCCGTCCACCAGCGGATAGCGGTAGGCGAACGGCTGCGCCATCGTCACCATCGCCTCGTAGCAGGCCGAATCGCCGTGCGGATGGAACTTGCCGATCACGTCACCGACGGTGCGCGCGGACTTCTTCGGTTTGGAGTTCGGCCCCAGGCCGAGTTCGCTCATCGCGTAGACGATGCGGCGCTGCACCGGCTTGAGCCCGTCCGCGATGTGCGGCAGGGCGCGGTCGAGCACCACGTACATCGAATAGTCGAGATAGGCCTTTTCGGCGAATACGCGCAGCGGGATGCGTTCGGCTTCGGTTACTTCTGTGGTCACGGCGAGACGATAGTCCTTGGCGGCCCGTCACCGTCGCGGTGCGGGCGGATGCGGATGAAGACAACGAATCGGCCAATTCTAGCCGGCCACGAGGCCGGACCACAGGCTTGACAGGATGCGTGAACGCCGCGACGGCCTTTGCCGGCTCGGCGAACGCTCCGGAATCATCCGTCCTGTGCGCCCCTGTCCGCCATGGTTTGCCGCCATCCGACCGCCACAATGCAGACGCGAGTCCCTGGAAGCCTTCAATACGCGGACCTTCGCGGACCCCCGCCCTCGCTTGACCGGGAACTGTCGGCGTGATGAGCTGGCGCTTCCACTCTGGAATCTGCCTTGCGAACCATGCACAAGCGGACAGAATCGGGCGCGCTGCTGGCGCTGGCCCTGCTGGGCGTGATCGGCACGTCGATGCCGGAAAGTTCCCGGGCGCAATCCGACGAGTCGGACGAAGCGGAGTTGAGTGCCACGTTCAAATACGACGCCGCCACACAAACGCTGCAAACCAAGTACTTCTTCCACAACTCGGCCGCCTACCCGCTGGTCGTGTTCGATCGCGGCGACAACCATGGCCGCCGCGCCAGCGAGCCGGTCCAGCTCACGGATACGGACGGCCTGCTGACGCTGTCCTTCCAGGGCTTTCCGATCCCCGTGCCGACACCGGCAGCGCCGACGCTGCCGCTGGGACGCAAACTCGACAGCTCGGCCACGGCGCTCAATCGCTTCAGTCTGGTACTCGCGCAGCCGCCGCAGAAAGTACGCCTGTGCGTGGGCTACGCGAAGTTCGCCGAAGACCGCTATGTTGAAAAGCAAAACGTGCTGCAGGCCAGCGCGGCGGCGATCGGCGAACAGACCGTGCTGTGCTCGGCGCCGGTGACGCTGGCGGATCTCGCCGCCGACGGCTGACTCCGTTTACGGGCGCCGCTTCAGACCTCGACTTCGGCGCGGTCGCCCTTGTCTTCCAGCCAGGTCTTGCGATCCGAGGCACGCTTCTTCGACAACAGCATGTCCATCATCAGGTCCGCGGGCTCCTCGTCCAGCGTCAGCTGCACCAAGCGGCGCGTATCCGCGGCCATGGTGGTTTCGCGCAGTTGCAGCGGATTCATCTCGCCCAGGCCCTTGAAGCGTGTCACGCTGATCGCGCCACGAATGTTTTCGGCCTTGATGCGGTCGAGGATGCCGTCACGCTCGGAATGATCCAGCGCGTAGAACACCTGCTTGCCCACGTCCACACGAAATAGCGGCGGCATCGCGATGTAGACGTGGCCCGCCTCCACCAGCGGCCGGAAGTGGCGCAGGAACAACGCACACAGCAGCGTCGCGATATGCAGGCCATCCGAATCGGCATCGGCCAGCACGCAGACCTTGCCGTAACGCAGGCCGGACAGGTCCGAAGAGCCCAGGTCCACGCCGATCGCCACTGAAATATGATGAATTTCCTGCGAGCCGAGCGCGATGTTGGACTCCACCTCCCAGGTGTTCAGAATCTTGCCGCGCAACGGCATCACCGCCTGGGTGTCACGATCCCGCGCCTGCTTGGCGGAGCCGCCGGCCGAATCGCCCTCGACCAGGAACAGCTCGGTGCGGCTCGGGTCGCTGGACACGCAGTCCGCGAGCTTGCCGGGCAGTGCCGGGCCAGAAGTGATGCGCTTGCGCTCCACCACCTTGGCCTGCTTGAGCCGGCGCGAGGCGTTGCCGATCACCCATTGCGCGATCTGCTCGCCGGTTTCGGCGTGCTGGTTCAACCACAGGCTGAATGCGTCGTGCGCAACCCCGGACACGAACGAGGCCGATTCACGCGATGACAGGCGCTCCTTGGTCTGGCCGGCGAACTGCGGATCCTGCATCTTGATCGACAACACGTAGTTGCAGCCGTTCCAGACATCCTCCGGCGCGATCTTGACGCCGCGCGGCAGCAGGTTGCGAAAGTCGCAGAACTCGCGCACCGCCTCGGTCAGGCCGGTACGCAGGCCGTTGACGTGGGTGCCACCCTGCGCGGTTGGAATCAGATTCACGTAGGACTCGCCGATCGCCTCGGGCGCGTCCGGCGCCCACACCAGCGCCCATTCGGCTTCTTCGCGCGCACCCTTGAACAGACCGGTGAACGGCTGCGCCGGCAAGGTTTCGATGTCCTTGAGCGCATCCATCATGTAGTCGACCAGACCGTGCTCGTACTGCCAGACCTGCTGTTGCTTGTTGATCTGGTCGTCCAGTACCACTTTCAGATTCGGGCACAGCACAGCCTTGGCGCGCAGGATCTGCTTGAGCTTGCTCAACGAAAACTTGGCGGTATCGAAATACGACTCGTCCGGCCAGAAACGCACCTGCGTGCCTGAGCGGGACTTGGCGGCAGGGCCGACCACCTGCAGATCGCCCTGACGCTCGCCATCGGCGAATTCGATCAGGTGCTCCGCGGCATTTCTCCAAACGCGCACCTGCAACTTTTTGGAAAGCGCATTGACCACCGATACACCCACGCCGTGCAGGCCGCCGGAGTACTGGTACATCTTGTTCGAGAACTTGGCGCCGGCATGCAGCTTCGTGAGAATCAGCTCGACGCCGCTGACGCCGTGCTCGGGATGGATATCCACCGGCATGCCGCGCCCATCGTCGCGTACCTGCAGCGAACCGTCCTCGAACACCGTGACCTCGATGGTCTTGGCATACCCGGCCAGGGCTTCGTCCACCGAGTTGTCGATGACCTCCTGGGCCATGTGGTTCGGACGTGTCGTATCCGTGTACATGCCGGGGCGGCGACGCACCGGGTCGAGACCGGAAAGGACTTCGATCTGATCTGCGCTGTATTGACTCACGATGGTGCTGGTCGGGTTGTGCGGTGGCGTGAAAGCCGCCGGACAGTAGCGGAAGCCCGCCCCGAGGCGCAACAAGCAGCGTCGGCCGGTATCGCTGCCTGCCCCCGCACCTATAAACTTCGCCGGCAGAACCAGCCCGATGGCGCGCCGCGCCGGCCGGGCGCCGCCCCGCCCCATGCCGGGCCACCGATTTCAGGACACCATCATGCCCAGCCCCCGCGTCGGCAAACCGGACGCCGCCACTACAACGGATGAATCCGACGCCGTCAGCCGATTCGAGACCGATCTCGGCGAGCTCGAAAGCATCGTCGGACGCATCGAAAGCGGTGAGCTTCCGCTGGAAGAGTCGCTGCGACTGTTCGAACGCGGCACTTCATTGGCGCGGCAATGCCGCCAGGCCCTGCAAACCGCCGAGCTGCGCGTCCAGAACCTGCTGGAAAATCCACCGGATGCGACGGACGAAGCCCCTTGAACCCGGATGGCGCCACGAGCTTTGTCGATCGCATACCCGACTACCACGCGCGCCTGCATGCGGCGCTGGAGCGCTGGCTGCCCGCGGCCGATCACTACCCCGCCACATTGCACGAGGCGATGCGCTACGCGGCCGAGGGCGGCAAGCGCCTGCGCGCGCTACTGATCTACGCCGCCGGTGAGGCGCTGTCCGTCGCCCCGTCCACGCTTGACGGCGCCGCCTGTGCGGTCGAACTGATCCATGCCTATTCGCTGGTTCACGACGATCTGCCGGCGATGGATGATGATGAACTGCGCCGGGGCCGTCCAACCGTCCACAAGGCCTACGACGAAGCCACCGCGATTATCACCGGCGACGCGCTGCAGGCCCTGGCCTTCCACGTGCTGGCGCACGACGATCGTGGTCCCGAGGCGCGGGCGCGGCTGCACATGGTGGATTTGCTGGCGGAAGCGGCCGGCTCACGTGGAATGTGCGGCGGTCAGGCCGTAGATCTGGCGGCGGTCGGCAGCCGGATGAATCTCGCCGAACTGGAGGCCATGCACATCCACAAGACCGGCGCGCTGATCCGCGCCTGCCTGCTGATGGCCTGCCAGGCGCGAACCGCGCTTGACGCACGCGTGCTCGACGGACTGGACCGTTACGGAAAATGCATCGGTCTCGCCTTTCAGATTCAGGACGACGTACTCGATGTCGAGGGCGATTCCGAAACTCTGGGCAAGACCGGAGGCAAGGACCATGCGAGCAACAAGCCGACCTTTCCCGCACTGCTCGGCCTGTCCGTGTCGTCGCAAAGGGCGGCCGAGCTGTTCGTCGAAGCCCATGCCGCACTGGCCCCGCTTAGCGACGCGGCGCTGCCGCTGCATCAGCTGGCCGACCATATCGCGCAGCGTGCCCGATGACAGCTGTGTGAAATTTTCGCCTCGAAAAAACCGCACGGCGGCGACCTCAGTTCGCGAATTTATCTTTTAACTTCATGTTATTAAAAAAACAATATACATTTCTTACAGCAAGTGTCGATGTTTCCATTTGCCTGCGCCCCTCACCGCATCATAATGGTGCACAAATTTTCTCCCCTCCATTCATGACTGACATCCCAGGCTATGCCTTGCTCGGCCAGGTCAACACCCCGGACGATCTGCGCAAGCTCACCCCGGAACAGCTGCCGCACCTGGCGGTGGAGATGCGCCGCCACCTGATCGAGACGCTGGGGCGGATTGGCGGACATTTCGCGGCCAATCTCGGCACCGTCGAACTGACGCTGGCCCTGCACTACTGCTTCAGCACACCGCACGACCGCCTGATCTGGGACGTGGGCCATCAGGCCTACCCGCACAAGATCGTCACCGGTCGGCGTTCACGTCTGGAAACGATCCGCCGCTTCGGCGGGCTGGCACCGTTCCCGCACCGCGCCGAATCGGAATACGACGTGTTTGGTGCCGGCCACTCCAGCACCTCGCTGTCGGCCGCCGCCGGCGTCGCCGCCGCGGCGAAGATGCGCGGCGACGACCGCCGCGCCATCGCCGTGATCGGAGACGGCGGCATGACCGCCGGCATGGCCTTCGAGGCGCTCAATCACATCGGCCATCTCGGCCTCGACGTGCTCGTGATCTACAACGACAACGACATGTCGATTTCCGAGAACGTGGGCGCGATGCGCGACTACACCGCGCGCGTCGCCGAAAAGCTCGGGCTCAATGCCCCGCACCGCCTGCGCCCGGGGCGTCCGCTTCCGCACGAATCCGGCTCTGAAGGCGAAATCAACGACGTGCACCTGGACACGCCGGGTTCGATGTTCCGCTCGCTGGGCTTCGACTATCACGGCCCGGTGGACGGGCATGATCTGGCCAGCCTGCTGCCGACCCTCCAGCGACTCAAGTGTGTTCGCGGCCCGCAGTTGCTGCATGTGCTCACGGTCAAGGGCAAGGGTTTCGACCCCGCCGAGGCGGACCCGATCAAATATCACGGCGTCACCCAGTTCGATCCCGTGACCGGCGAGTTCCCGCTCAAGAAGCCGGGCGGCAAGCCCAGCTATACCCAGATTTTCGGCGACTGGCTGTGCCAGGCCGCCGAACGCAACGAACGGCTCGCCGCGATCACGCCAGCGATGCGCGAAGGCTCCGGAATGGTCGAATTCGCAAAGCGCTACCCGGACCGGTACTTCGACGTCGGCATCGCCGAACAGCACGCCGTGACCCTGGCCGCCGGCATGGCCACCGAAGGCGTGCATCCGGTGGTCGCGATCTATTCGACCTTTCTGCAACGCGCCTACGACC
This genomic interval carries:
- the parE gene encoding DNA topoisomerase IV subunit B, with amino-acid sequence MVSQYSADQIEVLSGLDPVRRRPGMYTDTTRPNHMAQEVIDNSVDEALAGYAKTIEVTVFEDGSLQVRDDGRGMPVDIHPEHGVSGVELILTKLHAGAKFSNKMYQYSGGLHGVGVSVVNALSKKLQVRVWRNAAEHLIEFADGERQGDLQVVGPAAKSRSGTQVRFWPDESYFDTAKFSLSKLKQILRAKAVLCPNLKVVLDDQINKQQQVWQYEHGLVDYMMDALKDIETLPAQPFTGLFKGAREEAEWALVWAPDAPEAIGESYVNLIPTAQGGTHVNGLRTGLTEAVREFCDFRNLLPRGVKIAPEDVWNGCNYVLSIKMQDPQFAGQTKERLSSRESASFVSGVAHDAFSLWLNQHAETGEQIAQWVIGNASRRLKQAKVVERKRITSGPALPGKLADCVSSDPSRTELFLVEGDSAGGSAKQARDRDTQAVMPLRGKILNTWEVESNIALGSQEIHHISVAIGVDLGSSDLSGLRYGKVCVLADADSDGLHIATLLCALFLRHFRPLVEAGHVYIAMPPLFRVDVGKQVFYALDHSERDGILDRIKAENIRGAISVTRFKGLGEMNPLQLRETTMAADTRRLVQLTLDEEPADLMMDMLLSKKRASDRKTWLEDKGDRAEVEV
- the xseB gene encoding exodeoxyribonuclease VII small subunit; the protein is MPSPRVGKPDAATTTDESDAVSRFETDLGELESIVGRIESGELPLEESLRLFERGTSLARQCRQALQTAELRVQNLLENPPDATDEAP
- the dxs gene encoding 1-deoxy-D-xylulose-5-phosphate synthase, giving the protein MTDIPGYALLGQVNTPDDLRKLTPEQLPHLAVEMRRHLIETLGRIGGHFAANLGTVELTLALHYCFSTPHDRLIWDVGHQAYPHKIVTGRRSRLETIRRFGGLAPFPHRAESEYDVFGAGHSSTSLSAAAGVAAAAKMRGDDRRAIAVIGDGGMTAGMAFEALNHIGHLGLDVLVIYNDNDMSISENVGAMRDYTARVAEKLGLNAPHRLRPGRPLPHESGSEGEINDVHLDTPGSMFRSLGFDYHGPVDGHDLASLLPTLQRLKCVRGPQLLHVLTVKGKGFDPAEADPIKYHGVTQFDPVTGEFPLKKPGGKPSYTQIFGDWLCQAAERNERLAAITPAMREGSGMVEFAKRYPDRYFDVGIAEQHAVTLAAGMATEGVHPVVAIYSTFLQRAYDQLIHDVAIQNLPVLFALDRGGLVGADGATHHGAYDLSYLRCIPNMVVMAPSDENECRRMLETGLQHDGPSAVRYPRGSGTGVAVDAEPRPLSIGQARILREPIGRRRPRVAILAFGSMLAPALEAAEILDATVVDMRFVKPIDKSVVLQMAQSSDLLVTIEENSVLGGAGSAVNEVLAAQHQSVGVLNLGLPDQFVEHGTREELLAQCGLDSAGIQRAIYKRLRSKDMDGASEARSDAGARESGVRSI
- a CDS encoding polyprenyl synthetase family protein; the protein is MPPGPANRRAARPEPAGKSTGCDGRSPLNPDGATSFVDRIPDYHARLHAALERWLPAADHYPATLHEAMRYAAEGGKRLRALLIYAAGEALSVAPSTLDGAACAVELIHAYSLVHDDLPAMDDDELRRGRPTVHKAYDEATAIITGDALQALAFHVLAHDDRGPEARARLHMVDLLAEAAGSRGMCGGQAVDLAAVGSRMNLAELEAMHIHKTGALIRACLLMACQARTALDARVLDGLDRYGKCIGLAFQIQDDVLDVEGDSETLGKTGGKDHASNKPTFPALLGLSVSSQRAAELFVEAHAALAPLSDAALPLHQLADHIAQRAR
- a CDS encoding cytochrome c; translated protein: MMESGEYLRSAQQVAKYGDAMPPDAGSEHARGRYLVRSTCVECHGMGLGGMKATPGAPPIPDLSLIISAYSADEFRHLMKTGKGLGDRDLGLMSEKAREAYAHFTAGEVDAVYAYLRAVAENRPSQKNGGVNASLQPTA
- the parC gene encoding DNA topoisomerase IV subunit A, with the translated sequence MTTEVTEAERIPLRVFAEKAYLDYSMYVVLDRALPHIADGLKPVQRRIVYAMSELGLGPNSKPKKSARTVGDVIGKFHPHGDSACYEAMVTMAQPFAYRYPLVDGQGNWGSPDDPKSFAAMRYTEAKLAPYAQALLSELDLGTVDFAPNFDGTLKEPKLLPARLPNILVNGTTGIAVGMATDIPPHNIHELHGACAHLLKYPNARIETLCEFVKAPDFPSGCEIVSPPEDIRRVYETGNGQIRGRARWEREDNNIVITHLPHQVSPAKILEQIADQMRAKKLPLVEDLRDESDHENPIRLVIVPRSNRVDADQLMAHLFATTELERSFRVNLNMVGLDGRPRVKNLRDILVEWLQFRVATVTRRLQHRLGKVEDRLHILDGLLIAFLNIDEVIRIIRFEDEPKQALMARFSLSDAQAESILDLKLRHLQRLEEMKIKGEQAELAEERDRLQELLGSDDKLRKLVADELKADANKYGDERRCPIVDRPAAQAMTVTEIMPSEPITVILSKAGWIKAAKGHGVDAAGMAYRAGDEFLCSAEGRTNQLLILLDNQGRTYQIPAHGLPSARGNGEPVSGKLDLSDGSRIVALLFGDAEQRYVLGSDAGYGFVAVLGEMQTRQRAGKAVISVDAKSSVLPPALCTSVASDRMAVITAEGRLLVFAVADLPELGKGKGNKLITLRGEDRIIASCVLGEGASLTLECGKRTLTLKPSDVAAYQGARASRGSHLPRGFQRVDAVYPATEV
- the htpX gene encoding protease HtpX; its protein translation is MKRILLFLGTNIAVVLVLSIVTSVLGVNRWFTANGLNYEALLIFCAVFGFGGAFISLAISKPIAKWSTGAKLITQPRNSAEAWLLSTVQRQARQAGIGMPEVAVFDSPVPNAFATGASKNKALVAVSSGLMKAMSQEEVEAVLGHEISHVANGDMVTLTLIQGVVNTFVMFLARVVGYFVDQFVFRRGSDSQGIGMGYYLCVIVLEIVFGILASTIVCWFSRQREFRADAGGAHLAGRRKMVSALQRLQSFHEAPNQLPQQIQAFGIRGGKMAKMFSTHPPLEERIARLNQTAG